The Anolis carolinensis isolate JA03-04 chromosome 2, rAnoCar3.1.pri, whole genome shotgun sequence genome has a window encoding:
- the LOC103278037 gene encoding serine-rich adhesin for platelets codes for MEDVHEMGTEGTHACSFQNTADSDEDTIISDATFSLTSGEITKYQSNTKIIPTIYISPTLESNIDFWEEVDDQVDYEDNVTSVNSHAGTSKAVGKSISGDAVSDSQEDILDSFDNNNASGNVCSEEYIISMSSGDNTVKETTTVPGNTAIAPSGDAFYKTPGNMVVDETTVSAINEISTKTIITKGDLCNSVDSEEAIPIGGNTSGEVVDFTETNGIEAILDSMTYATKEGVSTNFPEEFSNSSSPVSGPVEISHHALKEISLSGPETTGVFSDNRTDVLFGEDASTTTPTFSATFQHAPSVVSETTVISSSDSNNTAVENPKSIEGPTNKIDAVIKEVTTSTPSIVIASREMCNASPEDNVDVSENRTSSYSATTDSGNFSIISDENMLTTLITEAFSNSSLSGESTSMLSSDDVRNTEICEEKAITESENPTVAPSSISSFEYTNTTEYIATLDSANSTIKEDNIVTDPASTNETEQPFSLRKGTNAISKDIINTTVKEIFSDTTTVSSSTESIVDPISVCAKTIAIHGNTGINMAGNVTTSCGTTTVSESVVSITLGKNNPYIHKTSTNSCGDYDDGKETICKDINHSLFDEDMIITSSEEASCQNTTFDILGYVSSTPPSQNASGYGAKTEPEKSSETITVDNSMTFGNNTITHGVTATNDVTHTIPTTIAITESSREIVTKNIVLVLEDHSITATTGDAPVFHGISSTTSEQGIITTTSGDVESMASRETAMIHIENDFIIASCTDSENTKVTSSIYRDSVPSSEDTVSVTCTNGTTSTSEEVSNTVPNQVPIEPYQTTIYTETATMKPTCKGSQITDTSINSSVTSAQEANSTMESAYRDTSITAIDKKLTSEYPSISHVSPPLGKETSDSDLTTRIQDDIDHGRNVSQEGLITPVPSPSSSADITPPISISSRSQPPLESTNTPKDKNDEASNSGASSACNVALERNLSVASTDDKNNPTSDTILLVSGGFMSTSESAPSISLFSRELNTYDVVGNTTTNLDDSLLIDTIDSASTSPDTSVKKWYGEENSSVHCETTTVLDYHISSFSGESSAQASTEQTSDFSYTTNTSKDAHLKETFASVHNKITTNLEEEDAKDDTVTRDIYATVDVTINPPSVETSRELASSGELATTATLLEDAVALVTVKETTSTNTDLKNAATIIQDFSEDTETVSKNKLAYILHDTSQVGEIISSEKSTSDTLADTKMVPDSEVLTSELMSSAEILEDTTDLVSDIAPKRTLSNDLSMMTTDIPAVSGTASSLNRTVPIFDDGTSVSEITMCSEEILSSGNESTVSYVDLNIQNQIPLTEASTVAPGKISFSSGETVTTIPTSEAEMIINNVIEADNTNSGITDDANIPRSLENVTKIIVPCMSPIDANTGVPIPLDTNTSAIALQETEPLGETFISGNAVNPITEDNNDHPDSCIPSEAFSTLGSTPHEHNGHPFTSSFDTVSTLGETARIAETRIAFENSMPAPNPFADETVLTDDIGDAGPSKDITNITSEDSTISGRMNTGESEGTALTSIPEHLSTTSEAIILSSENDTTELTGSKCLSTTSVTSGDITATTPKDNTIDLYVLDGANIPSTIRDTHTTTVLGFRGTTSVIKNSSTPIVEIISNTQSDTSTPSDTKPHKETSASKKTCVPMAHVAARETSKVLPKRGKADTSDLANSMKGTTTTTHTKDPTSTPRDYNYVSDSIPTSRGKVTAMIAIFEDVGRQNESLSSRATFSFAETSVRQVYTKSGMNLPCRDVISTSSVPTKCKDPILTPVAASTAAITRASETSSYHSKTKSLVKSDPRKRSTISTTDSVLGTVSCPRETIPSPSSVILDSSPEDTSKGISTVGTAFGLREAETSPVTIPFEETHISDNAATPVDISIKTDKVGTEETPISNININLEKYTSIEVKTSPEEIVSARNINTARDNFFYGAIKSSVDSLVSTDVGPLSDSVSKSTVISVETATHEDVVSSEKIETSRNASVHKVVAVDITANSISSSENVTSMTSSDNSPDDMHNSGNIITINSETNNLRSPTVPKGAILLEDGTTNSSIYENTSECLNNHDNAICAPENTFPTVSEDAAVDSGSRVISPDDAVTIGLQKTSDTSTREICNTTGADLIAHSGEKPVATLKEATPEETKANAPWETEVVSTLTLEETIIATPEKTDTVITESYMPTEESSAISSGESGDDASGETNMVTFGKIIGPSSAESSTTSREPEDINPREMDVSATFREIINNTKDSPEHSFSDPEELHVDAPGEIHLAQPDNITGDTTKETSVDLDEATMVISRKRSTTVSSKNLPPVTSGAHFAISPGEISPPASLGASATLGKTPKGNVLIATTSKRSHMASPRGISSASQEENGTIRPVVPPSYWSIMITGIVMTFSLVAGLCMVIYYITFYILVTYSTS; via the exons ATGGAGGACGTGCATGAGATGGGTACAGAGGGAACACACGCATGTAGCTTTCAAAacacagctgacagtgatgaagacaCTATTATCTCTGATGCCACATTTAGCCTTACGTCTGGAGAGATCACCAAGTACCAATCCAATACAAAGATCATACCGACAATCTACATTAGCCCTACCCTTGAGAGTAATATTGATTTTTGGGAAGAAGTGGATGACCAAGTTGACTATGAAGACAATGTTACTTCTGTAAATAGCCATGCTGGTACCTCAAAAGCGGTTGGCAAGTCAATTTCTGGAGATGCCGTCTCAGATTCCCAGGAAGACATCTTGGACTCATTTGACAATAACAATGCTTCAGGAAATGTGTGCAGTGAGGAATACATTATCAGCATGAGTTCGGGTGACAATACAGTCAAAGAGACCACTACAGTTCCTGGAAATACAGCCATTGCTCCCAGTGGAGATGCCTTCTATAAAACCCCTGGTAACATGGTTGTTGATGAAACCACTGTCAGTGCCATTAATGAAATAAGCACTAAGACAATAATAACCAAAGGAGATCTTTGCAATAGTGTTGACTCTGAAGAAGCTATACCTATTGGTGGGAATACTTCTGGAGAAGTTGTGGACTTTACAGAGACCAATGGTATTGAAGCAATCTTAGACTCCATGACTTATGCTACAAAAGAAGGTGTTTCCACAAATTTTCCTGAAGAATTCAGCAACAGTTCTAGCCCGGTTTCAGGACCTGTTGAAATTTCCCATCATGCCTTGAAGGAAATTTCACTCTCTGGCCCAGAAACCACTGGTGTATTTTCAGACAACAGGACTGATGTTCTTTTCGGTGAGGATGCCTCAACCACTACTCCAACATTTTCAGCTACCTTTCAACATGCTCCATCTGTTGTCTCAGAAACCACTGTTATCTCCTCCTCTGACAGCAACAACACTGCTGTTGAAAACCCAAAATCAATAGAGGGTCCTACAAACAAAATAGACGCCGTAATTAAAGAAGTCACAACCAGTACTCCCAGCATTGTCATTGCCTCCAGAGAGATGTGTAACGCTTCACCAGAGGACAACGTTGATGTTTCTGAGAACAGGACCTCTAGTTATAGTGCCACAACAGACTCTGGAAACTTTTCCATCATTTCTGATGAAAACATGCTCACCACTCTTATAACAGAGGCCTTCAGCAACTCCAGTCTTTCTGGAGAAAGTACCAGCATGCTGTCTTCTGATGATGTTAGGAATACTGAGATCTGTGAAGAGAAAGCAATCACTGAGTCTGAAAATCCCACTGTTGCACCTAGTTCCATTAGTTCCTTTGAATATACTAACACCACTGAATACATTGCTACTTTAGATTCTGCAAATAGCACAATCAAAGAAGACAACATTGTGACTGATCCAGCAAGCACCAATGAAACTGAACAACCATTTTCCCTCAGAAAGGGGACTAATGCCATTTCCAAAGATATTATTAATACTACTGTAAAAGAGATCTTCAGTGATACCACAACTGTTTCTTCTTCCACAGAAAGCATTGTTGATCCTATCTCTGTGTGTGCTAAAACTATAGCAATTCATGGAAACACGGGCATAAATATGGCTGGAAATGTTACCACCAGTTGTGGAACCACCACTGTCTCTGAAAGTGTAGTAAGCATCACTTTGGGCAAAAACAATCCCTATATACACAAAACATCTACCAATAGCTGTGGTGATTATGATGATGGCAAAGAAACTATATGCAAAGATATCAACCATTCTCTTTTTGATGAAGATATGATTATTACTTCATCTGAGGAAGCATCATGCCAAAACACCACTTTTGATATACTTGGATATGTTAGCAGTACTCCTCCCTCCCAGAATGCCTCCGGATATGGTGCCAAAACAGAACCTGAAAAATCATCAGAAACCATTACTGTCGATAACAGTATGACTTTTGGAAATAACACCATCACTCATGGAGTCACTGCTACCAATGATGTCACTCATACAATTCCTACAACTATTGCTATCACTGAATCTTCCAGAGAGATTGTCACTAAAAACATAGTTTTAGTTTTGGAAGACCATAGCATTACTGCGACAACAGGAGATGCTCCTGTTTTTCATGGCATTAGTAGTACAACTTCAGAACAAGGTATTATCACAACAACCTCTGGAGATGTCGAGTCTATGGCATCTAGAGAAACTGCTATGATTCATATTGAGAATGATTTTATTATAGCATCCTGTACTGATTCTGAGAATACTAAAGTCACCTCTTCTATATATCGAGATTCTGTTCCATCCTCTGAAGATACTGTCAGTGTTACCTGTACAAATGGTACCACTTCTACTAGTGAAGAGGTTTCCAACACTGTACCTAACCAAGTCCCCATTGAACCTTATCAGACCACTATATATACTGAAACAGCCACTATGAAACCTACATGTAAAGGCTCCCAAATCACAGATACCTCCATCAATTCTTCTGTGACCAGTGCCCAAGAAGCTAATAGCACAATGGAGTCTGCATATAGAGACACATCCATAACTGCCATTGACAAAAAATTGACATCTGAATATCCCAGCATCTCCCATGTGAGCCCACCATTAGGAAAAGAGACATCAGATTCTGATCTGACTACAAGAATTCAAGATGACATTGACCATGGGAGGAATGTATCTCAAGAAGGATTAATAACCCCAGTTCCAAGTCCATCCTCATCAGCTGATATCACACCTCCAATATCTATTTCTTCCCGAAGTCAACCCCCTCTTGAATCTACCAACACTCCTAAAGATAAAAATGATGAGGCTTCCAACTCTGGTGCATCTTCAGCCTGCAATGTAGCACTGGAGAGAAATTTGAGTGTTGCCTCAACTGATGATAAAAACAATCCCACTTCAGATACTATACTACTTGTTTCTGGTGGCTTCATGTCAACCTCTGagtctgctcctagcatttctctGTTCTCAAGAGAACTCAATACTTATGATGTTGTAGGAAACACTACTACCAATCTAGATGACTCATTATTAATTGACACAATTGACAGTGCTAGCACCTCTCCTGATACTTCAGTGAAGAAGTGGTATGGAGAGGAAAATTCTTCCGTACATTGTGAGACCACAACAGTCCTTGACTATCATATATCTTCATTCTCGGGTGAATCTAGTGCTCAAGCCAGCACAGAACAAACTTCTGACTTCAGTTATACAACCAATACCTCCAAGGATGCACATCTTAAAGAGACATTTGCTTCTGTGCACAATAAGATAACCACCAACCTTGAGGAAGAAGATGCCAAAGATGACACTGTTACCAGAGACATTTATGCAACTGTAGATGTAACCATTAATCCACCTTCTGTGGAGACATCCAGAGAGTTGGCCAGCTCCGGTGAACTTGCCACAACTGCTACACTTTTGGAAGATGCTGTTGCCCTTGTCACTGTCAAGGAAACCACCTCTACAAATACTGACCTTAAAAATGCTGCCACGATCATCCAAGATTTTTCTGAAGATACCGAAACAGTTTCTAAAAACAAACTTGCTTATATCCTTCATGATACCTCTCAAGTGGGAGAAATTATTTCTTCAGAAAAGAGCACATCTGATACCCTTGCAGACACTAAAATGGTTCCTGACAGTGAAGTCCTTACTTCTGAACTAATGTCCTCTGCAGAGATCCTTGAAGATACTACTGACCTTGTAAGTGACATTGCCCCAAAGAGGACTCTCAGTAATGACCTTTCTATGATGACTACAGATATACCAGCAGTTTCAGGTACAGCCAGCTCTCTTAATCGTACAGTTCCTATATTTGATGATGGCACTTCTGTGTCAGAGATTACCATGTGTTCTGAAGAAATTTTGTCTTCTGGGAATGAGTCCACAGTTTCCTATGTAGACCTCAATATTCAGAATCAGATCCCATTAACAGAGGCTTCTACTGTTGCCCCTGGTAAGATCTCCTTTTCTTCTGGAGAAACAGTTACCACTATCCCAACTTCTGAAGCAGAAATGATAATTAACAATGTTATTGAAGCTGACAACACTAACAGTGGAATCACTGATGATGCCAACATTCCTAGAAGCCTTGAAAATGTTACCAAAATCATTGTCCCCTGCATGAGCCCCATTGATGCAAATACTGGTGTTCCTATTCCTCTAGACACAAACACTTCAGCCATTGCCCTTCAAGAGACAGAGCCTTTGGGAGAAACATTTATATCTGGAAATGCTGTCAATCCGATCACAGAAGACAACAATGACCACCCAGACAGCTGCATTCCTAGTGAGGCATTCAGCACTCTGGGCAGCACTCCACATGAACACAATGGGCACCCATTCACTTCAAGCTTTGATACTGTTTCCACATTGGGAGAAACTGCTAGAATAGCTGAGACAAGAATTGCCTTTGAGAATTCCATGCCAGCTCCCAACCCATTTGCTGATGAAACTGTCTTAACTGATGATATTGGAGATGCTGGTCCATCTAAAGATATTACTAACATTACCTCTGAAGATTCCACTATTTCTGGAAGGATGAACACCGGTGAATCAGAAGGAACTGCTCTTACAAGTATCCCTGAGCATCTCTCAACTACTTCTGAAGCCATTATCTTGTCTTCTGAAAATGATACTACTGAACTCACTGGTAGCAAATGCCTATCCACTACTTCCGTAACTTCTGGAGATATTACTGCCACAACCCCTAAAGATAACACCATTGATCTCTATGTTCTAGATGGTGCCAACATACCCTCTACCATTAGAGACACTCACACTACAACTGTGCTTGGCTTTAGAGGTACCACCAGTGTGATCAAAAACAGTTCCACCCCAATTGTTGAAATAATCAGCAACACTCAGTCTGACACTTCTACCCCTAGTGATACAAAACCCCATAAAGAGACATCAGCATCTAAAAAGACATGTGTCCCAATGGCTCATGTGGCTGCTAGGGAAACCTCTAAAGTTCTCCCTAAAAGAGGAAAAGCAGATACATCTGATTTAGCAAATTCTATGAAGggcaccaccactaccacccatACTAAAGACCCTACCTCTACTCCTAGAGATTATAATTATGTTTCAGATAGCATCCCAACCTCCAGAGGGAAAGTGACTGCAATGATAGCCATTTTTGAAGATGTGGGAAGACAGAATGAGAGCTTGAGCTCTAGAGCAACATTTTCCTTTGCAGAGACATCTGTAAGACAAGTATATACCAAATCTGGAATGAACCTTCCCTGTAGAGATGTTATCAGTACCAGTTCTGTGCCAACTAAATGTAAAGATCCTATCTTAACCCCTGTTGCTGCTTCTACTGCTGCTATTACACGGGCTAGTGAAACTTCATCTTACCACAGTAAGACCAAATCTCTAGTGAAATCAGATCCAAGGAAGAGGAGTACTATATCTACAACAGACTCTGTCCTTGGAACTGTCTCTTGCCCAAGAGAGACAATCCCTTCTCCCTCCAGTGTAATCTTGGACTCCTCTCCTGAAGACACCTCAAAAGGGATCTCTACTGTTGGGACTGCATTTGGACTTCGTGAGGCTGAGACTTCTCCAGTAACCATACCCTTTGAGGAGACTCATATCTCTGATAATGCTGCAACTCCTGTAGACATCAGCATCAAAACAGACAAAGTTGGTACTGAAGAGACACCTATATCTAATATTAACATTAACCTGGAGAAATATACCTCAATAGAAGTAAAAACATCCCCAGAAGAAATTGTTTCAGCTAGAAATATCAATACCGCTAGAGATAACTTTTTTTATGGAGCCATTAAAAGTTCTGTAGACTCCCTTGTATCTACAGATGTTGGACCTTTATCAGACTCTGTTTCTAAGTCTACCGTCATCTCTGTTGAGACTGCCACTCATGAAGATGTTGTTTCCTCAGAAAAAATAGAGACATCTAGAAATGCTTCTGTCCACAAAGTTGTAGCTGTAGACATCACTGCTAACAGTATTTCTTCCTCTGAGAATGTCACTTCCATGACCTCCAGTGATAATAGTCCTGATGATATGCATAATTCTGGaaacatcatcaccatcaataGTGAGACAAACAATCTCAGATCTCCCACTGTCCCTAAAGGGGCAATCTTATTAGAAGATGGTACTACAAATTCTTCTATATATGAAAATACATCTGAATGTCTAAATAATCATGATAATGCCATATGTGCACCAGAAAATACATTCCCCACAGTTTCTGAAGATGCTGCTGTTGACTCTGGTAGCAGGGTCATTTCTCCTGATGATGCTGTCACTATTGGCCTTCAAAAAACCAGTGACACCTCCACTAGAGAAATCTGTAATACCACAGGAGCAGATCTCATTGCCCATAGTGGAGAGAAACCCGTCGCCACACTCAAAGAAGCTACTCCTGAGGAGACTAAGGCTAATGCTCCTTGGGAGACTGAAGTTGTATCAACCCTCACTCTGGAAGAGACAATTATTGCCACACCAGAAAAGACTGATACTGTCATTACCGAGAGCTACATGCCAACAGAAGAGAGTAGTGCTATTTCTTCTGGAGAATCTGGAGATGATGCCTCTGGAGAGACAAACATGGTTACATTTGGAAAAATTATTGGACCCAGCTCTGCAGAGTCATCCACAACTTCAAGAGAACCAGAAGATATTAATCCCAGAGAGATGGATGTCTCTGCCACATTTCGAGAGATTATTAATAACACCAAGGATTCTCCTGAACACTCCTTTTCTGATCCTGAAGAATTACATGTTGATGCCCCAGGAGAAATACATCTTGCCCAACCCGATAATATCACTGGAGACACCACTAAGGAGACCTCCGTTGACCTAGATGAGGCAACCATGGTCATTAGCAGAAAACGGTCAACCACAGTCTCAAGCAAGAACCTTCCCCCTGTCACTTCTGGAGCACATTTTGCCATCAGTCCTGGTGAGATTTCTCCCCCTGCTTCTCTAGGGGCTTCTGCTACCCTTGGTAAGACACCTAAAGGGAATGTTCTCATTGCTACAACCTCTAAAAGATCTCACATGGCCAGCCCCAGAGGGATTTCTTCAGCATCCCAAGAGGAAAATGGCACCATCAGACCAG TGGTCCCTCCATCATATTGGTCAATTATGATTACTGGCATCGTGATGACATTTAGCCTGGTTGCAGGACTTTGCATG